The stretch of DNA GTCGAATTCTCGAAATCCTCTGTTTGAACTGCCGCCTCGACGACATAAGTCTAGTCCCCACAATGAGAAAGCCCTTCGACTTGTTGGCCGAAGGGCTTCTTTTGAAAAACAGTCGGGATGACAGGATTTGAACCTGCGACTTCCTGGTCCCAAACCAGGTGCTCTAGCCAGGCTGAGCTACATCCCGAGTTGACCGAAGTTTAACGGTGATGGTCTGGCTGGTCAATTCGACCGAGGGGGAAAGATCTGCGGGAATTGCCGGTGGGGTAGTTCCTGGGGGAGTGCCGGTTTCTGGAGATCTGCTGCCACCTGGTAAGCAGCTGGCCGCTACCGGTCAGAGAAAATCTGAGTTTTGGGTTATGCTTTTGGCCTGCAAGGAATTGCACCCGGTCATGCCAGGCTCACACAATTTCGCAGGACGAACTGTTTTTTCGTGTGGAAGAAGTCTTTGAATTCATGTCTCAGACGTGTATTCCCGGTATTCTGCTGTTCTCTGCAGAAAAATGGTAAGCTCAACGGCCCGACGAATTTTCACCCGCAGGATTGATCATTATGCGATTTTCGCCCCGCGATGCCTCACGCCGCCTCAGTGATCATGCTTTGGCGAAGGGACTTCTGTTCAATCTGTTGAGTGCTCTTCTCATATTCTCGGGGTTTGGGCTGATCACAGATGCGGCGGAAGGGGCCGATCTGTTTGATAAGCACGATTTTTCTCTGGTGAAAAGAGCTGTGAGCGAATTGTCTCCAGTGACGCGGATCTCGATGCAGGATGCTTCCAAATTGAAGCCACTCTCGGCGACGATCAGTACGCCTTGTCTCATTGTCAAAACGAGTGAAGGCAACTTTGCCAAAATGCTCGTTAGCTGGGGGTTTCGCAAGCATGGTGAAGATCGCCTGCCCGTCTTATTGATTGAGCGATTCGTGACTTATCGGGGTGATCGCCCCGATATGACGGCTGCAACGGGGAAGGATGTTCTCCTGTTCGCCGGGTTCGAGTTTGATTTTGATATTGGTCAGGTCGTGCCTGCCAAAGCCGGTGGTGACATTTCGTTCTCCGCAGAGAGTGTGCTTGAAGCCGTTCCGCCCGCGGCACTGTTCACGTTATCGAAATCATTTGTTTCCACCGAAGGACCGTCCACTGCAGCAGGTGACGTTTCCTCCGGTCAAGGTTTCGCTGGTGAGTGGATTGTCAATGCTGACGATCGGTGGAATGGAGAGTGGTCGCTCAAAGTTGATGGTGAGGGACGAATCCTCGGCAAGTTTGTCTCGAAAGAATCCCGGAATACTTACGATATCACCGGAAATGTTTCGGGCTTGCCGCACCAGGCGCGATTAGAAATTTTTCTGGCGAATACTCAAGTTTCTGTGGAGGCCTATCTCTGGTCGAATACTCAGAACGATATGGCCGGCGTGGTGACTGTGGCGGGGCGGAAATTTGGATTCTTCGCCCGCAGGGCTCAGGCAGATCAGTCAGCACCTCAGACAAAAGCTGAGAAGCAGGAATCAGCCCCGGAGAAAGGGGCAGGCGACAAGTAATCATGACGTTTCGAGCCCTATCTGCTTTGGAGCAATGGCAGGATTCCATCCAGGCGGATCTGCAACAACTGGAGGTGGGGAATCTCCGGCGTTACCGTCGGGCTTTTGAACTGTTGCCCGATGGTAGCCTGCTGTCCGACGGGCAGCGGCTCGTGAATCTCTCGGGGAATGATTATCTCGGCCTTTCCTACGAACCGAGACTGATTGCCGCTGCCACGAAAGCGATGGAATCGACGGTCGGAGCAAGAGCCAGTGCTTTGGTGAGTGGTCGATCCCATTGGCATGCTCGGTTGGAGAAGACAATTGCCGAGTTTGAAGGGTGTGAAGATGCCCTCGTTTTCCCGACAGGGGTCGCTGCTAACGTGGGTGTACTGACGGCACTGATCGGTGAAAATGACATCGTCTATTGTGATCGACTGAATCATGCCAGTCTGGTTGACGGCTGCCGGCAGAGCGGAGGTCGATTCCGCATTTATCATCATCACGATCTGTCGAGTCTTAAGCGGCAATTGATGCAGCCATTTGATGGTGGTCGCAGGTGGATTGTCACTGATGGTGTCTTCAGCATGGATGGAGACATCGCTCCACTGAGAGAGCTTTGCGAACTTGCTGAAGCATACGATGCTTTGGTGGTTGTAGATGAAGCTCATGGGACTGGAGTATTCGGCGAGCGGGGGAGGGGTGTCTGCGAGTTTCTGGATGTCGAAGATCGAGTCGCCTTAAAGATCGGGACACTCAGCAAGGCGATTGGTGCTCTGGGTGGGTTTGTGACCGGCAGGCGGGTGTTGTGCGAATACTTGCTCAATCATGCCAGGACGCAGATATATTCGACAGCATTACCACCGGCAATCTGCGCAGCGGCCACTACAGCAATCGAGATCATCGGTCAGGAGCCAGAACGCAGACAGCGGTTGTGGCAACGAGTGGACTTTGTTCGCGAGCGCATGAACAGCCTGGGCCTGTTGTCGGAAAAGAGTTTTCGCAGTCCAATTCTTTCGTTAGTGCTGGGGGAGCCAGCTCATGTCATGGACGTGGCTCGCCAACTGGAGGCCGAAGGCTTTCTCGTCGCTGCAATTCGCCCGCCCACAGTTCCTCGGGGAACATCGCGCCTGAGGCTCAGTCTGCATAGTGAACTGAGCATTTCTGATCTGGAACAACTGAGTCAAGTTCTGGCTCGGATCCTTTCGAATGGATCAGAGGGAGCAAATTGACGGAAATCTCAAAGAGGTTGCAGGAAATAGCTCTCTGGACCGGAATCAGCAGGAAATTTCGTGAGATTTTGAACAATCGAAGCGTTTCTAGGAATTCAGGACTATTCAGCCACAATTTTTGGCGATAATGTGTCAGATGAAATTGATCACTGTCTGAAGTTTGCCTCTGAGTTCGTTTGGTATCTTCGGAATGAGTTGAAGTGAATTTCAACAATTTCCTAAAGATGATGCCGGGCATGTCGATGCCTGACTATCCAGCACCGAGTTGCTTTGCGAGCCGCTGAGTTCGCCCAGCAATCTCTGAGAACAATGCACCACTTTCAGCCGTATCGATTATTTAATTGCTCCTCCTCAGGGTGGAGCCAAGGCTGTCTGGTTGAGTGCCTCAGGTCGTGCAAAAAGCGTTTTCTTCAGCTGTTAATTGCAGTTTACTGTTTGTGAAGCCAGTTGTGAGTCGTTACGGCTTGCAATGGTGGAGTATCACAGCAGCGATGATTTTGCTGTTCATGCTGGCTCTGCTGTTCATTCTGGCTCCGTGGAATCTGTCAGCGGGGAAGTGTTTTCCTTGTGCCCCGGTTGATGATCAGATTGCCATTCATCTGATTCAAATTTCTGTTGTCCTTGCTTTAACCGCAGGACTTTTCGAGATGTTCTTTCCCGACTTCATGGAACGGAAGAACATGTTTTCTCGCCACATGAGCCATGTGGTTCCTTTGTGTTTGGCAATGCTTTGCAGGCATTGTTCATCTCGTCGTCAAAGCGATTGTCGCTTTGGCCGTTTTTGTGTCGAGTCTCGCAATGACCGGTCCATTAGGATGTCGGCACTGCAGGCCGTCTCTTAGTCAGGACTGTCAGTCATGGGTACGAAGCTTTACGTCGGTAATTTGACTTACGATGTCAACAACAGTGGTCTTGAGCAGCTCTTTTCGAGCTTTGGCGAAGTTCGCTCAGCTCAGGTCGTCATGGATCGTGAAACTGGCCGCTCCAAGGGTTTTGGCTTCGTCGAATTCGGCGATTCACAATCTGCCAGCGACGCCATCAACGCTATGAATGGTAAGGACGTCAATGGCCGTGCCTTGACCGTTAACGAAGCTCGTCCACGCGAAGAACGCAGTGGTGGTTTCGGTGGCGGCGGTGGTGGTGGAAGCCGTTTCGGCGGTCGCCGCTAAGGTTTCCGGCTGGTACTTAGCGATGGAGTCAGGACTGATTCCTTCGATCTGAGCATAGCCAAAATTAAAGCCTGCAGTTGGATTTGATTCCCACTGCAGGCTTTTTTCGTTTTCGAAAAATTGCTCCCCGGCTCAGTGAACTCTGGGAGTTGAGCCAGGGCGACGCGGTTTAACCCCGGGAGGGAGTCGCTTCGTTTCGAAGTTCGCTTCTGTTGTGGGAAGGACGATATTATTCTTCTTGTTTTAAGGCTGTTTCGAGGAATCTGATCTCGCGGAAGAAAGTATCAAAAGTGGCTTCCAGGGTCTTCTGGCGGATGTGTTCCTCATTTAAGTTCATAGAGGGTGGTTTGTGATTGCACCTTTGTTGCATGTGGTTCTTTACCAGCCTGACATTCCGCAGAATACGGGGAATATTGGCCGAACTTGTGTGGCTGTGGGTGCCAAGTTATGGCTGATCAGACCGTTGGGTTTCGTACTGGATGCCCGCCATTTGAAGCGTGCCGGGATGGACTACTGGCCAATGCTCGACTACGTCGTGGTCGATTCGTTGAATGATGTGCGAGAACAGTTACCTGGCCACGACTTCTGGTATGTGGAGAATCCTGCACCGCGCAGAATCTGGGAGGCCGAATTCAAGCCCGGCAGTGTGCTGGTGTTTGGCAGCGAGTCCCGGGGATTGCCGCCAGCCGTTATTGAAGAATGCCGTGGCCAGATGATTGACCTGCCGATGAGGCCTGAAGTTCGCAGCCTGAATCTGGCCAGCACAGTCAATACGGCAGTCTATGAGGCCATCCGTCAGATCGGGCATGTGGGTTTGTAACCAACTTCGCCGCCGTAGCTCACTTTCGAGCAGGATTGCGGGAAAAAATTCCGATGCTTGGGATTTCTCACGGCAAAAAGTTCTGACGTATTCAAGTTAGGCTTTCTAGCGATGAGTCTTTCTGACTTGCCGTTGAATACTGCCGAGTTGGCGAATTTGCCGGTTGACAGTTATCGAGAAACAGATTGAGAAAATCTTCTTGCCCTCGACATGTGAGCTAGGATTGCCACAGACTGAGATCTCATTGAAATCATCATTGCTGGAACATCTGCTGTGAGCATGCTGAGTCATATCCGCAATCTGCTGCCTTCATTTCTCAGAAGGAAAGGCCAAGGTACTGAGCTTTCCAGAGTTTCCAGCCGTACGTTGCATCGCACAGGAATGTTTTTGAGTCAGCACCTTTGGGTCTGGCCGATCATGGCCATCGTGCTGCTGATGGTGCTGGGATTTACAGTTCGGGTGGCAGTCGAATCGACGATGATGGCCAGTCTGCGGTCGCAGCTGGAAACCTTGCGCGATGTCGAAGCCGAGATGCTTTCGAACTGGCTGGATACGCAGCATTCGCTGGTTCTGACTCAGGCAAATGATCCCCAGTTACGCCAGATGATCTATCAGATTCTGAAGACTCGCCAGGCGGATTCGACGACAGCAGCAAAAGCCCAGGCGTCGATCTCTTTGGCCGAACTGCGGGATCAGTTGAAGCAGGAACTGCATCCAGCGATGTCAGCGCAGAGATATACCATGTTTTCAGTCATCGATGACGAAGGAAAGGTACTTATTTCTTCGCAGCCAGAACTCGAAGGGGTTGATGATCTGGTGCCGGATCGATCCGTCATTCGGAAGTTGTTCGACGGTAAATCGGTCGTGACACCACCGTTTCGAAGCCGTCACTCCTTACGGAATGAATCGGGAGAGAGGCTTACCAATCAGCCAACGATTCTGGTGTGTGCTCCAGTGCGTGATGCCAATTTTCAGGTAGTGGCTGCGCTCGTATTTCGGGTAGATCCCCGAGGTGAATTTACACGGATTATGCACCTGGGCCGTATGGGTCGGACAGGTGAGACGTATGCCTTCACAAAAGAAGGGGTCATGGCATCCAAGAGTCGTTTTGATTCCGAACTGATGCTGCTGGGGCTCTTGCCGGATGAGAAAGATGCTGAGTCGCTGCTCTACCTTCAACTCAAAAATCCTGGTGGCGATATGACTCGTGGATTTCGACCGAAAGTCAGACGTAGCGAATTGCCACTGACCTACGCTGCATCGGAAGCAATCGAAGGTCGTACTTTAAGCAATGTTGATGGAGTACCTGATTACCGCGGTGTAAATACCGTCGTCGCGGTGACATGGCTGCCAAAGCATGAATTGGGAATCTGCACCAAAATCGATGCTGACGAAGCATATGGGCCGCTCATAATCCTGCGCTGGACAGCCTGGACGCTCTATGGGCTCTTTGGCTTATCGACCATCGCGATCTTCGTCTTCACGATCATCGTCGCAAGATTAAATCGCAAGGCTCGTGAAGCAGCCCTCGATGCCAAACAGATTGGTCAGTATCGACTGGAGGAAAAACTGGGTTCAGGAGGGATGGGGACGGTTTACAAAGGACAGCACGCTCTATTAAGACGTCCCACAGCCATCAAGATGCTGAGTTTCGAAAAAACGAACGAAACCTCGATAGCCCGGTTCGAGCGTGAGGTGCAGATTACCTGCCAACTGAATCATCCCAATACCGTGGCAATTTATGATTATGGAAGAACACCCGAAGGAATCTTCTACTATGCCATGGAGTATCTGGATGGCATTGATCTGCAGCATTTAGTTGAGCGATATGGTCCACAGCCGGAAGGTCGCGTCGTATCGATTCTCAAGCAGGCTTGTGGTTCATTACAGGAAGCACATACACAAGGGCTGGTTCACCGCGATATCAAACCCGCCAATTTGATGTTGAACAGGCGCGGGGGAATTCCTGACTTGCTCAAAGTCCTGGACTTCGGATTGGTCAAGGCTATAGATGAAGACCGTCAGGCGAGTTTAACCGCTCATTCGGCTCTTACAGGGACACCACTCTATTTATCTCCGGAAGCGATTCAAACGCCGAATCTGGTCGATCACCGGACAGATATCTATGCCTTAGGGGCTGTTGGATATTTCCTGTTGACGGGAAAGCCAGTCTTCATGGGAGAAAATCTGGTAGATCTGTGCCGGATGCATATCAGTGAACAACCCGTTCTACCCTCTGAAAAACTGGGAGAGCCGATCGATCAAACTCTCGAACTGTTGATCATGTCGTGTCTGGAAAAGCAGCCATCAAAACGCCCCCAGTCCGCTCGGGAAATGTGCGAGAGGCTGGAACGTGTGACGGCAGCCGCAGAATGGGCCTTCATTGATGCAGAAACCTGGTGGGCCCGGCATTTAAGAATGACCGGGAAGGAATCCACGGGCTCATCGGCCAATTCGACATCGCAATACGGCACCAGTGGATCATCCTCTCAGTATGAGCAGACGATCATTTCCTGAAGTTTCTTGAGATCAGTTGTTTCGAAATGAAAAGATGGTGCGAAGGACTACTTTGTCAGTAACACTTCGCACCGTCTGAACACCATCGATATTACAAATTGTGCATGATTAAACCGTGAGTGGATCTCGTGTCCATTCCCCATTCTGCAGTCTCAAAAGACCGAGTGGATTCTGATTTTGCAGGGCTGGAGGGAGCCGGTCGTCGCGGACATTGTCAAAACAATGCAGTGCCGCGAAGCGAGTGATTGACGCTGGCAGTCCGACAGCAGTAAAGCCGGGATGCCCCGTTGCCGGAAACGGCCCGCCATGGTTCATCGCCGGAGAGACGGCGACGCCTGTCGGCATTTTATCGTTAAGAAGTCGTCCCACTTTCTGGCGGAGAATGCCGGCCAATTGAGTGTACGCCGCTTCGTCTTCAGTTGATGTGACTGCTGAATAAATGGCTCCGGTCAGGTTACCTTCCAGAGCTTTCATGCAGGCGGAAATCTCGGAGAGGTTCTCACACATCACAAAGAGAGCACCGTTGCCGAAGATCTCCGTCTGAAAGCCAGCTGCGTTGGCCACGAATTGTTGACCTGACACTTGCAGCAGCGTGTTCTCGCAAGTACAGGGGTTTGGCCCCGCACTACCACCGCAAAGAAGTGTGGCACCCAGGCTGGATAACGTTTCGACTCCTGAAAGGAAGCTCCGCTGCACCCCCGGCCCAAGCATAGGTTGCGGAGTGTTAGCTGTGAAAGCTTTCGCAACATTGGCGACAAACTGATCGGCGGCGGAATCAGAGATCAGGAATACGACACCGGGGTTGGTGCAGAACTGGCCCGAACCCATCAGGCAACTGGCAGCATATTCCGTCGCTAAAACCTCGCCGCGTTCTGCCAGCGCACCAGGCAGAAAGACAACAGGGTTCACACTCGATAACTCGAGATAGATTGGCTTACCGACGGCATCCGCGGCAGATTTCAAATACAGCCCCGCGTGCCGACCACCGGTATAGCCAATAGCCCCTAAAATTGGATGAGAAACCAGTCGTGCGCCATCTTCGTGGCTAGTTCGATAAATCAATTGAACAAAGCCACTGGGCATGTGGGTTTCGTCTGCGGCAGCCTGTGCTTCTTCTGCGAAAAGCTGTGTGGTTCGAGGGTGAGAAGAGTGCCCCTTGGCAATCACAGGGTTCCCTGCGGCGACTGCTGCAGCAAAATCACCCCCTGCGATGCTGTTAAAGGCAAAGGGGAAATTATTGGGCCCAAAGACGGCCACCGGTCCAATCGGCGCGAGCGTCGAACGGATGTTGAGCTTGCCATCGATCGTGGGACGCATCCATGAACCTTCGCGAGCCCAGTGTGCAGCCAGCTTGAGCTGACTTATCGTGCGCGGGAGTTCGGCATCCGCGAGTCGTGGTTTGACCGGCAGGGCAGTTTCGGCATGAGCTGCCGCGATCAGATCTTCCGATCTGGCTTCAATTCGCTCGGCATAGCGCTCAAGGAATGCGGCAAAACGCTCACCGGGCCATGCTCGACATTCTTGAAAAGCGCGATCCGAAGAATGCAGGGCTTTATCAACCTCAAACCATGGACTGACAGGGAATTTCTCTTCCAAAGTTTCCCCAGTGCGAGGATTCATCGCATGGAATGTGGCGGCTCCTTCACTGGAAATCCAATGTCCCTCAATCAGCACTTTGGCAGTTGGCATTCATATCCCTTTAAAGGTCATGAGTGAATTCGGCAAGTTGTCTGGCAGCTGTCTAAGAAAGATTAACGGATTGCAGGCGCTTTGGGGTTCTTTATGAGCTGTTTTCTTGGACATTGACCCCGCAAACTTGCATCTGTCAAATCGATAGTTGTGGATGTGATGGCGGTTGTTTGCTCTTCAGACTGATTACAAGGGCCGCAAGTTGTTATTTCAGGAAAAAATAAATCGAGACGATGAAGCCTGTAAAGATCACGAACCAGCGAATCAGTGAGCGAGGGAGTCTTCGTCCATAAGCTGCACCAAGCCATCCGCCAATTGCTGCAGCCAGAATCATCGGCCAGGCCCAACCCCAGTCGATCTTGCCGCTCAATATGAAGATGATGACTGAGATGCCGTTGATGACAGAAGCGAGAATCGTTTTCAGAGCATTCATCTGGTGAATGTCCGGTATCCCCAGAAGTGAGAGCGAACTCAGCATGAGAATGCCAATTCCTGCACCGAAGTAACCGCCATAGGTGGCCACAAGGAATTGAAAGACAAGCACGCCGCACAGCGTCCAACCATGTGGCCTGGCGTGCGGGAGCCCGATTCCCATGACACGTGAGAGCGTCGGTTGCAGCAGAAACAGAAGCGTGGCTAAAAGAATGAGCCACGGAACAACGGTCTTGAAGAATAGTTCGGGAAGCAGAATAAGCAGGAGTGATCCCGCTGCACCGCCGAGAATGCTGGGCCCGAGGAGCAGGGCTCTCCACTCTCGGATGCCAGCCATTTCCCGGCGGTAGCCATAAGCACTGGCTATCGATCCGGGGAAGAGAGCCACCGTACTGGTCACGTTCGCAATCTTTCCTGCCTCAGCAGCAGTGCCCAGCACATTGGCCAACGTGGGGAAGGTTATCAACGTTCCGCCACCGGCAACGGCATTCACGACTCCCGCAGCGAGTGCTGCAGCGCTGAGTGAGATGAAATTCCACAGTTCTTCCAAGCAGGTGCCTCTTTACGAAAATTGCATGCGTCGAGTAGGGACTGAATCGCAGCGAATCACTTTCGTGATGAATTCAAATACCTGTAACCGGGGCATTCGTCGATCTATCGAGAATGTAATCCAGATCTTACGAGTATTTCCTGGAACTTTCAGTGGCAGGTTCATGCCAAGGTATTTCAGGCACACCTGATGTTTATGCAAAAAGGTTGCAAGAATGTTTTGGTTGCGATATGTTTCCATGATCGACATTGTTGGTGTGCAATAAAGGGTTGGTCATGACTTCCAAGCTGCCTGTTACGGTGCTTTCCGGATTTCTGGGTGCGGGGAAAACGACTCTTCTGAATCACGTACTGAGGAACCGAGAAGGGATGAAAGTAGCCGTCATCGTCAATGACATGGCGGAGATCAATGTCGATGGGCAACTGATCAAAACCGGTGGGGCCGAGCTTTCGAGAGTTGAAGAGAAGCTGGTCGAATTCTCGAATGGATGTATCTGTTGCACATTGCGAGAAGATCTGCTGGCTGAAGTCAGCCGCCTGGCTCGTGAAGAGCGTTTTGATTACCTGCTCGTCGAATCCACGGGAATTTCTGAGCCGTTGCCTGTGGCTGAGACCTTTACTTTTGTCGATGAGCAGGGGGCTTCACTCAGTGAGGTCGCCACGCTTGATACGCTGGTGACAGTGGTCGATGCCGTCAATTTTCCCAAAGAAGTAGAATCCATCGAGACTCTCGCTGAACGCCGCATGGGGCTAAGTGATGACGATGATCGTGACGTCGCCCAGTTACTGATGGATCAGATCGAGTTTGCAAATGTGCTGATCATCAGCAAGTGCGATCTGGTGACAGCCGCCCAACTGGAAGGACTGGAATCGCTCCTTCACCAGCTCAATCCGGATGCGCGAATTGTGCGTGCCACACGTGGGCAGCTACCTTTGAATGAGATCCTGAACACTCAGAGATTTTCGATGGATTGGGCCGGGCAGTCGCAGGATTGGCTGGTTGTTCCTCGGGGCGCTGAAGTCTCGGAAAGTGAGACCTATGGCTTTGCCAGCGTGATTTATCGTGCTCGGCGACCCTTTCACCCGGCTCGACTCTTCGAAGCCATACAAAGCCCGCTGTTTGACAGCATTGTGCGTTCGAAGGGGATTGTCTGGCTGGCCACAAGGCATGACTATGCCGGGCAATGGTCGCAAGCGGGAGGAGTGTTTGCTCTCGATCCTGCCGGAACATGGTTTGCCGCGATCGGTGGTCTTGATGATGTGGAGGATCCTGAAGAACGAGCCGTTCTTCTGTGCCAATGGCAGGAACCTTTTGGCGATCGCCGACAGGAACTGGTTCTGATTGGTCAGGAGCTATCCGAGGATGCTGTCTCGGAACTCCTCCATGATTGCTTACTCACAGATGAAGAAATCGAAGCAGGAAGTTCTGTCTGGTCGGCCTGGGAAGACCCTTTCACCCCATGGAACTTCGTGGATCACGATGTGGCAGGCTCTGACAAGTGACAGACACTGGTACGTGGCAGGCTCGATGACTTCTCGATTCAGGCCATTCTGAAAAGTATGCCTCTGCTTTTGTTCGATAAGACTTGTTTTCCTAGGCGGAAATCGTGCCATTCCAGCAGGTCATTTCCGTCGATATGAGGCCGTGGTGCGCAAACTCATCGATAAGTCAAAATATCTGGGAGTTTCCAAAGAACCGCAACTTCCAGAGTTTGGGAGTGTTTTTCGGCGGTTATGGTTGAGTTCGTCGGAAAGGCGCACTCTCGATCGTGAACCGAGCTTATCGCAAGGGGCGACTTTCGATGAATCCCGAGCGATCGATCGCCAGCTTCGCGACTCACAGAAATTCATGGTGAGTAAGTGCGGAGAGATATTTGTTTCCGAAGTCTCCGAGCTTCTGGACTATTATTTGTGGTGCCTGGGTCAGGATATTCGCACAGAGGGAAATCTGTTGCTGCAGGCTGGTGGACGAAAAAATCCTTGCCCTCGACCTCATCCCTGCGGCAGCCGCTATGAGTGGAACTCGGGTGAAAATCTGCTCGTTTTGTGGGGCTTTGGAGTTTGCTTTGGTAATCCACAGTCTGGACGGGTGATGCTGCGTCGCTTAGGTTTTGCACCACTCTTGATGGTTGATTCTCGACGGATCGATTTTGGTTGGTCGATTGAAGAGTTGCCGCCACAAAGAACGGCCACAGAGGGTGAATGGTCGGCACTCAAGACGTTGTTAGGACGGCTCTTTGTTACGCTCGCCGAACTCGAAAAATCGATCCTCTCACAGGCTCTGCCGACGCATCGCGAGGACTGTCTTTCGAAATGGGACAAACGCAAGTACTCAACCCCTCTGGAACCCGGCCAGGAATGGTTGCGGCGCGACATGACTCTTCAATCAATTGAGTAGTATTCTTATGGTCACGGTTGTGGAGTTAATCCAGGCACTCCTGGGGACATAGTTACTCCGAATGCTTCAGTTATGCCGATTATGCAGCATTGCATTAGTATGTTTTGGTGGTTCGGGGGCTGTGGGAAAACTGCAAAGATGGTGCAGACCCTAATTGACGTAGAGTGTTTGACGACTTCATACCGCGTAACCGTCAGGAGGGCGATGTATCCGCATGGAGGCTTCATCGAAAAGCCAACAGATCGTGATCGCAGATGCTGCTTCCGCTCATTGTGACTTTGTTGTTCGTCACTCTGGTCAACACTGTTTTTCAGTTGACCCAGTTCGATCTCGCTTATCGTTATTGGCGCAGTGTCTGGAAGAAACAAAAGCCAACAACCAGACCGATTGATCGCGAGCAACAGCCAGCCGTCACGATTCAGTTGCCGATGTTCAACGAGTCGATCATTGCACCCAGGATTCTCGAGGCGGTATCGCACATCGATTATCCTAGGGATCGACTTCAGATTCAGATTCTCGATGACTCGACAGACCATTCTCCGGAGATCATTGCAAGGATTCTGGAGGAATTGCATCGAACTCAGCCGGAACTCAACATTGAGTATCTGCACCGCACAGATCGGCAAGGCTTTAAAGCGGGCGCGCTGCAAGCCGCCATGCCGCTGGTAACTGGCGAGTTTATCGCGATCTTTGATGCTGACTTCATCCCTCAGCCCGATTTTCTGACCCAACTGTTACCTTACTTTGATTCCTCCGAAGTGGCGGTCGTGCAGAGCCGATGGGGCCATTTGAATGCGCATGATTCTGTGCTGACACAGGCTCAAGAGTTCTTTCTGGATGGTCATCACTCGGTCGAACAAAATGGACGTAACCGGGCTGGGTACTTTATTACCTTTAACGGAACAGCCGGG from Planctopirus ephydatiae encodes:
- the bioF gene encoding 8-amino-7-oxononanoate synthase, whose translation is MTFRALSALEQWQDSIQADLQQLEVGNLRRYRRAFELLPDGSLLSDGQRLVNLSGNDYLGLSYEPRLIAAATKAMESTVGARASALVSGRSHWHARLEKTIAEFEGCEDALVFPTGVAANVGVLTALIGENDIVYCDRLNHASLVDGCRQSGGRFRIYHHHDLSSLKRQLMQPFDGGRRWIVTDGVFSMDGDIAPLRELCELAEAYDALVVVDEAHGTGVFGERGRGVCEFLDVEDRVALKIGTLSKAIGALGGFVTGRRVLCEYLLNHARTQIYSTALPPAICAAATTAIEIIGQEPERRQRLWQRVDFVRERMNSLGLLSEKSFRSPILSLVLGEPAHVMDVARQLEAEGFLVAAIRPPTVPRGTSRLRLSLHSELSISDLEQLSQVLARILSNGSEGAN
- a CDS encoding RNA recognition motif domain-containing protein, coding for MGTKLYVGNLTYDVNNSGLEQLFSSFGEVRSAQVVMDRETGRSKGFGFVEFGDSQSASDAINAMNGKDVNGRALTVNEARPREERSGGFGGGGGGGSRFGGRR
- a CDS encoding tRNA (cytidine(34)-2'-O)-methyltransferase gives rise to the protein MIAPLLHVVLYQPDIPQNTGNIGRTCVAVGAKLWLIRPLGFVLDARHLKRAGMDYWPMLDYVVVDSLNDVREQLPGHDFWYVENPAPRRIWEAEFKPGSVLVFGSESRGLPPAVIEECRGQMIDLPMRPEVRSLNLASTVNTAVYEAIRQIGHVGL
- a CDS encoding serine/threonine protein kinase — its product is MFLSQHLWVWPIMAIVLLMVLGFTVRVAVESTMMASLRSQLETLRDVEAEMLSNWLDTQHSLVLTQANDPQLRQMIYQILKTRQADSTTAAKAQASISLAELRDQLKQELHPAMSAQRYTMFSVIDDEGKVLISSQPELEGVDDLVPDRSVIRKLFDGKSVVTPPFRSRHSLRNESGERLTNQPTILVCAPVRDANFQVVAALVFRVDPRGEFTRIMHLGRMGRTGETYAFTKEGVMASKSRFDSELMLLGLLPDEKDAESLLYLQLKNPGGDMTRGFRPKVRRSELPLTYAASEAIEGRTLSNVDGVPDYRGVNTVVAVTWLPKHELGICTKIDADEAYGPLIILRWTAWTLYGLFGLSTIAIFVFTIIVARLNRKAREAALDAKQIGQYRLEEKLGSGGMGTVYKGQHALLRRPTAIKMLSFEKTNETSIARFEREVQITCQLNHPNTVAIYDYGRTPEGIFYYAMEYLDGIDLQHLVERYGPQPEGRVVSILKQACGSLQEAHTQGLVHRDIKPANLMLNRRGGIPDLLKVLDFGLVKAIDEDRQASLTAHSALTGTPLYLSPEAIQTPNLVDHRTDIYALGAVGYFLLTGKPVFMGENLVDLCRMHISEQPVLPSEKLGEPIDQTLELLIMSCLEKQPSKRPQSAREMCERLERVTAAAEWAFIDAETWWARHLRMTGKESTGSSANSTSQYGTSGSSSQYEQTIIS
- a CDS encoding aldehyde dehydrogenase (NADP(+)), giving the protein MPTAKVLIEGHWISSEGAATFHAMNPRTGETLEEKFPVSPWFEVDKALHSSDRAFQECRAWPGERFAAFLERYAERIEARSEDLIAAAHAETALPVKPRLADAELPRTISQLKLAAHWAREGSWMRPTIDGKLNIRSTLAPIGPVAVFGPNNFPFAFNSIAGGDFAAAVAAGNPVIAKGHSSHPRTTQLFAEEAQAAADETHMPSGFVQLIYRTSHEDGARLVSHPILGAIGYTGGRHAGLYLKSAADAVGKPIYLELSSVNPVVFLPGALAERGEVLATEYAASCLMGSGQFCTNPGVVFLISDSAADQFVANVAKAFTANTPQPMLGPGVQRSFLSGVETLSSLGATLLCGGSAGPNPCTCENTLLQVSGQQFVANAAGFQTEIFGNGALFVMCENLSEISACMKALEGNLTGAIYSAVTSTEDEAAYTQLAGILRQKVGRLLNDKMPTGVAVSPAMNHGGPFPATGHPGFTAVGLPASITRFAALHCFDNVRDDRLPPALQNQNPLGLLRLQNGEWTRDPLTV
- a CDS encoding sulfite exporter TauE/SafE family protein, producing MEELWNFISLSAAALAAGVVNAVAGGGTLITFPTLANVLGTAAEAGKIANVTSTVALFPGSIASAYGYRREMAGIREWRALLLGPSILGGAAGSLLLILLPELFFKTVVPWLILLATLLFLLQPTLSRVMGIGLPHARPHGWTLCGVLVFQFLVATYGGYFGAGIGILMLSSLSLLGIPDIHQMNALKTILASVINGISVIIFILSGKIDWGWAWPMILAAAIGGWLGAAYGRRLPRSLIRWFVIFTGFIVSIYFFLK